In the genome of Brachypodium distachyon strain Bd21 chromosome 3, Brachypodium_distachyon_v3.0, whole genome shotgun sequence, the window AGGCCCACTTGTCGCTGCCAAGCGGATCCCACCGGCTCCAAAGCTGATCTCAATATCTTACCGACTTTTGTCTTCTTTCTCTGATTCTTTTGTCTGTGCCAATTTTCATTTGCCTTTGGAGTATTATTGAAAGTATAGGTGGCCAACATTTCTTCGAAAATGAGGTTGTTTTCCTGGCCTTGCATCGACCGATGAACACAGCCGCATAACATCAAATTGAAATGTAGCGCCATTTTAGCGTTTGGTGCGAACACGGGTCTACTTTCTTTCCTCCCCTATCGCCTCCCTAGCATGTATCACTGCCCACAACCCTCGACTTGCCTCGCATACCTTGTCCGCCATCCTCACAAGACCACCCCGTGCTCTTCCCACCATCTCTTCTCCTGCTTCGGCTCCGACACCCGCTTATGTATGCCACTGTCAACACCACACACCGATCATGTCATCCTACCCTAGTAGAAGGTGAGGCCTATTTTCGGTGGTTTGATCGTCCttaggcttttttttttgcggggatcGTCCCATTGGGGTTGGCCGGTTAACTAACTAATACAAGGTATACAGTTAATGGTTATAATCAAACTTTCTAACGTTCACCAAGCTTACATCGAAAAATATTAGCCCATCCATTTATATGAGCTGTTTTATGGAAGACAGTAGAACGGGAGAAGTGTTTAACCGTGGCCGGCAGCTAGCATGCCCTGGGCTACCCTGAATTGAAGAACTGGGATCCTGAATTCGTGCCGTCCTTTGCCATTCCCGATCGATCTCAGGCAGATGCAGTGTGGCCGTCCATTGCTTAAAACGAATTCAAGAACTGGACCGTGCATGCACCCATGGCCCCGTGTAGAATGCATTCGTGTGGTGCACACATTgccacggcgacgacgaagaagcAAACCCTGTACTACGTTGTAACAAAAACCAGGGGCCGCATTCCGACCGTGGTTTGGCGAGGTGCATGCACCGGATCGACCGGCCGGAAAGAGAAAGACCCACTGCAACTGCTGCTCAATAAATGGGCTCATTCCACGCATCTGCATCTGCTACTAATATATCGGCCGATCGGTATCAGTAATTCAGAATAGCTTTGGGCGAGTACAACCGACCACTGTTCCAATTACGGCACAACTGCACTGCACggcacacatgcatgctctACAGACCCATGAAttgctacttcctccgtccacaaaaaaatgtctcaagtatgtcaaaatttagatgcaTCTAAACATGACATAATATATAAATGCagtcaaatttggtcaaagatAGAGGGAATACTAGTATTTCTTCCTATTGACTTCACCAGAATCTTATGGCTAGGAAAGAATGCAAAATCCTCAAAAAATCACGAGCGACTGATCAACTTTGGGAGGAGGAACAAATATAAATATGGACACCACCGTCCAGATTCATCCATCTCGCTCCTGCATGCATGTCTACGCACGTGTTGACTTTGACCACGATCGTTCATCTCGATCCCTACGTCATCAAATTAATTTGTTGCGCTGTACCAGACAAGAAAACGATCGATTGCACCAAATTCTGGCACGTAGGCTGCCTTCGAGCCACATATATACGCAAAAGGCAAATTAAGCTGGAAGCCTGAAACGAACTACAGTATATCAACAGCACAGTGAAGTTGTTAGCGCGTCTCGAACTCTTTCAATGATCCGATCGCTACCTCCTTATTGCGTGTTgtcgaaggaaaaaaaacagaaatatttGCTATTCTAGTAGAAATTCATGTGAAAATTATTCTGCTTAATTTCGCTGGAAATGAACCGATTTCTAGTGCGAACAGAACAGAccgagggaaaaaaaaagaacacaagTGGCAGCTTCTGGGAACACACGGCCGGAGATGGGCAAGATGACCCGGAAGATATTCTTCTTTGCTTGTTAACGGATCGAGAAGATGAATACATTCGGTGATCTGCGTATCTGATTTGCGAGCACTTAACAAATGCTGACAGTATCTACATGGGGGTTAGAGAACGTAACAGATAACGATTCTTCGTTCCCAAGTCGCAAGAGCTAGCCGACCAACACAATCccaaatagaagaaaaaaaaacaaaggtaAACAATGTACATGTGTCAGTTAATTACTGCTTACAAGTGATACTGTCCTATTACGATTCACTATCACAGAATCAGGGACAATatcctgcaggctgcagcatcAGGTGCCCAGGCAGGCAAAACTGAGCTGCAGTGGTCTTTACAGCTTACTTACAAGGGTTACATACATGTTTTGGAACAAAAACTCCGGCATCATGTAATTATCACAGCATAGTACAGTGAATTGAACAAGTATGTGGTATACAAGTTATAGTGAAGCGAACAAGGATTTTGCAAAATGAAGGATTTTATGTGTCCTGTGGTTTTTTCTTGAGATTGTGATTATGAATTTTAGGTGCAGAAAATGGAAGGATTAGAGAAGCTAGCACCGTCTTACAAAGCACTTTAGACATGTTTATAATTATATCTTAATTCTCCCTAACTAAAACAGCATGTAGGCAAGAAAATAGagtgcaaaaagaaaagaaaaaaggtagGCTAACATCTCAAGACACCATGCAGACCAGTCAAGTTCACAGCGGTTTCAAAACGCGAAAATGGTGTCAAATTCTCTCCCTTTGTAATATTGGCTCGTAGTAACTATTCTTCTATTCTGACCAACAATTTAAAGGGAACCATTCACTTCAGGGAGTCTTCCCTGCTACTTCCTCTGATCTATACCGAAAAAATAACGAAAATGGAAGACAGTGAAACAGGAATTGCAGATGACTGATTCAGTATAAAGCAGAATTTACCAGTTGAATCCATAGTTGACATCGATGGTATAAATTCTACCGTAAATTTAACATTCCAGGCAAACATCAGAAAAAAGTCAAAAACCCAACACTGTTTGATAGCAATATGTATCTAACTGAGACCATACCAGGTGATATATACTTCAGTACTGAACATATCAACTACCAAATGATGCTCAGTATAGCAGAATAAGATATTCTGAAGGAACATAACTCGAAGCATGTTCATAATAAGAGCACATGCAAGAAGAAATCCAGCAGCAAAGTTTAAGCCCGTTAAGTGTTCAAAACTAGAAGGCTGCATATGCATACATCCTGAGTTACAAGCAACCTTTTGCGCAATCATATGTAGATTAATCAGCGGTTCGAAATCCAAGTTCGAGGCCAGAAATGTGCTAGAGAGAAATTGACTAACATTGACCTTGAACAAGAGTATGtagacgatgacgacgacggcaTGCGTGCGGCCTCTCAATCATTTCCACAAACACCTAGCTTGCGCCGGCGGAGATGTGGGATCGCCGGCACTAAACTTActtcttctctccctcctcctcctcctcctcctccttgtccCCGGCCCCGCCGAATAGGGCGCCGAAGTCCAGCTCGTACCCCTCCAACTCCTCGTCCGCCTCCTCTGCGGCGCCCTCCTCGGCGGGCGGCTCCATGTCCTCGTGGCCGTCTCCGTACCCGCCGTCCGCCTCGCCGTCGGAGGTCGAGTACCCGTCAGGCCTCGCGGGCGGGATCCGCCGCGCCATGCGCCGGACGACGTAGCCCCGGGCGCCGAGGACCGATGCTGCCGGCGAAGggcagaggcggcggggcTCCGGGTGGCGCCGGAACGCGGGAGTGGACGGCTGACGGAGGAGCCTGCAGGCACTTAGCAAGGAGCTCGCGCTGCGGCGGAGCATTTCTTCGTCTGTTCTTGGCTCAGTTGGCTGGCGGCGCGCTcggctacggcggcggcgtcccggCGGCGTCTGGGTCTTTGGGATGCTTGGggtttctctcttttcttttgggaCAAGGGGAGCAAATTCAATCCTCACCACTCGTAAGCCTGAACGGTCCAGATTAGACGGCGTCAGGTGCTGGGAGAGGCAAAAGATGATCTCCAATGAGTGTCTTCTGGGTGTTGCttccaaaaaacaaattaaagatTTTATTGCACAGCAAATGGAGCCTTTATTAGATTGGAACAATGTTCCCACCATCCTGAACGAAGAGATCTGGTCTTTAGAATTTACAAAGGTATGCTCCAGAACAAGAACTATTGGAAAAAATTATGCAGCTTGCAAGTCTACAACAAGTAAACGTAGCTGCCGTCGACCGGCAATGTATGTCTAACTGATGATCAAAATTTAACCTTGAAATACGTTCACATCCCCTTCCAGAGTAGTAAAACTTTTTACAAAGGTATGTTCCAGGACAAGAACTATTGGAGTATCATTGAATCATCGCAGTTTGTATGTGGGGAAAAAGGGGAGCTTCTTTACAAGTCTGCAGTTACATTTTGTGTTAGCCGCCATCGACTGAAAAATGTTTGTGCAACAGAAAATACCATAGTTACTACTTTCTGTCTGTCGTGTGCTGCACCAGCAAACCAGATACTGCACAAAAGAGTCAATGTTGGTGCTCCGAAGCCAAGGTGAAAAATCGCTACAGAATTAACGGGACACCGCCTTGAAGCTGGTTGTGTGGAGCCAAGGATCCATCCTACAAGCTGCGTGCGTTGTGACGCCCGTGTTTTCGCCACCTCCTTAGCAGCACATGGATGCATCCCCCAGCTGCTAAAAGGCCACACACTGCAAGGCCTAGAATGGTCGAATTCGCAAAGTTCTGACGGTAGGCGCCCTGAAGAGAGCGAAAATTAAATAAGGAATGCTGTGTCGCTCAACCATTAATGTGTAAACACGCAGGGAAATTAACATTTTTACGGCCCGGAGAGCCTTCAGATAGCTAGTACCTGTAGTAGGAAAATGAAGATAGGAGCATTTGCCAGTGCCAAGGAAAAGCTCATCATGCCCCCACGTAGCTCATTTGGCAGGTACCTTCAGCAGTGTCAGACATGTAAAAAGAGAAAACTCTAACAGGAGACTTGTTCCACTTGAATTTCTGTTCATGCCATTCAACTTACATTGTTCTCAATCTTGCTAGTGAAGGCAAAATGAAGCCCACGCATGCATGGAAGATGCAGAACAGTATCACCAATGTTCCAATCTCCTGTTCAAAGAACAACAAGATTGATTAGGCTCGTGAAACAATTCTGCTGTATGACAGATACATACACATATGGTATACCTGGTAATCATAAGCCACAATTGACAAAGCAAGTCCAGCAGCAGCGTATGCTATTGTTAGGCTATCATCATTCTGGAAAGGAGCCGTAGCTCCATAAAACCATGGAAAACCAGCACTTCCAAGCATCCTCGACACCAGGAAACAGGGGTAGATTAGTGACAGCTGAGCATCCCTCCCATCAGCCTGTGACAATCAACATATCTATGAGTGTATAAGCGATTAAGTGTGACTTCAGacttcaatttaaaccctaggcaaacaaaacaacataAAGAAAACTAGCAGAAAAAACTTCCGGACAAACTCATACCACTATTGTTGGTGCCCAGAGAAACCAAAAGGCTGATAGGGAGAACTGAACACTGGCTTGAGCTAAGACCAGAATCAGCACTCTTTTATCTGAAACAAGCACCAAATTCTTGTGAGAGATAAAAATGAAATGTGCAGGCACAAAGAGCTTGACCATATGGTAGAGATGTTAATGGAACGAACGGACAATTTAATAGTTCAGAATTGGCTATAGACTTAGAAGGAATACATCATAGGTTTCATTATTCACATCACACCAACTTTCTTATCTAAGTATCAAACTCCTAATTCCAGCATAATTTGAGAAACCCAAAAGGTATAAAATTGTTAAAAACAAGAATACAGAAATCCAAAAATCTCAAATGCAAAGCCAGAAACAGTGACATACCATTTTATATCTCCAACAGTTTCATCCTTAAGATAATCATGCACATTATTTTGTAAATGGTACGGAGTATTAAAGATTCATCAACTGAAATGATACAGAAAGCACGGCAAAATAGACAAGATGGTATACTCACCACTCACCTCTGAGGACATGAGcaaaaaatgatttttggTAGCTCCCAATGACAGATGCATGCTGAGTAGTACTGCTACTTGGTGCTTTCCTGATATACAGTATTCCTATTATTGACACTAAGGCTGCAAAAGTATAGGGAAGCAAGATTCCTTTGTCATCATTATCAAGCAATAAGTTCGTGATTCCTTGACTTCCAACTAGGGATACGGATTCAAAGAACGTCATCAGCCAAAAGGTATCAAACAGCAAATCTTGCTTCTGCGCTTGCTAAAAGTTCAGGATAAAAG includes:
- the LOC104583529 gene encoding uncharacterized protein LOC104583529, giving the protein MLRRSASSLLSACRLLRQPSTPAFRRHPEPRRLCPSPAASVLGARGYVVRRMARRIPPARPDGYSTSDGEADGGYGDGHEDMEPPAEEGAAEEADEELEGYELDFGALFGGAGDKEEEEEEEGEKK
- the LOC100836978 gene encoding molybdate-anion transporter isoform X1, giving the protein MGVVIEREEWALHPVAYPLLAAAALAAVVLLPYFSRPHVSAAVSPSPFDAGTAPFLRFRRAFLLLFSLASVAEGIQSVFGEDEFARCGFGREQMAARLAAATAAVLFLGGASGIVSDKLGPQRACIFYWMLQFGVGALKSFRGLRCTWINNFILALASSMFSFCFETWIVVEHEKQAQKQDLLFDTFWLMTFFESVSLVGSQGITNLLLDNDDKGILLPYTFAALVSIIGILYIRKAPSSSTTQHASVIGSYQKSFFAHVLRDKRVLILVLAQASVQFSLSAFWFLWAPTIVADGRDAQLSLIYPCFLVSRMLGSAGFPWFYGATAPFQNDDSLTIAYAAAGLALSIVAYDYQEIGTLVILFCIFHACVGFILPSLARLRTMYLPNELRGGMMSFSLALANAPIFIFLLQGAYRQNFANSTILGLAVCGLLAAGGCIHVLLRRWRKHGRHNARSL
- the LOC100836978 gene encoding molybdate-anion transporter isoform X2, whose product is MGVVIEREEWALHPVAYPLLAAAALAAVVLLPYFSRPHVSAAVSPSPFDAGTAPFLRFRRAFLLLFSLASVAEGIQSVFGEDEFARCGFGREQMAARLAAATAAVLFLGGASGIVSDKLGPQRACIFYWMLQFGVGALKSFRGLRCTWINNFILALASSMFSFCFETWIVVEHEKKQDLLFDTFWLMTFFESVSLVGSQGITNLLLDNDDKGILLPYTFAALVSIIGILYIRKAPSSSTTQHASVIGSYQKSFFAHVLRDKRVLILVLAQASVQFSLSAFWFLWAPTIVADGRDAQLSLIYPCFLVSRMLGSAGFPWFYGATAPFQNDDSLTIAYAAAGLALSIVAYDYQEIGTLVILFCIFHACVGFILPSLARLRTMYLPNELRGGMMSFSLALANAPIFIFLLQGAYRQNFANSTILGLAVCGLLAAGGCIHVLLRRWRKHGRHNARSL